The Pungitius pungitius chromosome 10, fPunPun2.1, whole genome shotgun sequence DNA window GTGTCGATTTTTGGGGGTAAAACCAGGATTCCCATCATATTTTGTGTGATCGCACcttgtgttttttcagagtgCCAAAGTCATGTGCAGCATCTTgagaacctacacacacacacacacacacacacgcacacacacagacagagacataCATACAACAATAAAGATTTAgagattagttttagtttatgGAGCGTCTTTGTTCGCTGTCCAGGGTGCTGAACCCAGTTAACCTGGAAAGGGTTTAGTCTCTCCGGCAGGTCAAAGGGTCATTTATGTTCCACCTCactaccccccccgccccccacccccacccacctaGGCTCCGGTTACCCTCTAATGTGAGCCGGGGAGGTTATCAGAGTTGATAGAcggggcgaggagggggggggggggggcgtcttgtcttgttgtcttgttgtatGTTGTTACGCTGCTTTACAGATACATCCAGCCCGTAGTTGGAAGTAGGCGAGTCGACCATGACTGAGCCGGGCTCCGAATTGCAAACATACATTTAACtctgcaaatgtatttattccatCATCAAGCGCCTTCGCTAACAAGAACACGGAAGACAGAtgcccataaaatgaaaatgatcatCTGCAAATCTGCACGCGGAAAACTCTCTTCTGCCCCACGAAGCCATTCTCGGGCTTGTTTCACCCCGGGTCAGTTTGTGTCGGCTTCACTCACCCAGCAGCAGGTAGGGCCTCACGATGCCCACCTGCAGGTCCCAGGAGGTATCGGGGACGTATCCCAGCATCTTCTCTGGGGGTGCGGGGTCTTCGACCACGGTGATGGTGGAGCCCTTCCAGGTCTCGATGATGCGACGGCCGCTCAGTGACGTCACGCGTGTGCACTGCTTCCTCAGCCGGGTCCGAGAGAAGCTCTTGATCTCCTCGGTCAGGGACTGCATGACTGGACCGGACCGGATCAGAACGGACTAAACTCCACCGGAGTAAACCTGGAAGATGAATGAAAGGTAGTTGGATAATATGTATAATGGATGAATGTTAGATCAGGATAGGTTGTGTAGAAAATGACAGAACAATATATCGACACTGTGGTAGAAACATGCTGACAGACCATCAATCAAACTTCATTTAACACAGTACGGCTACGGATGATGTGAATGAAGGTTTTCACGTCTCACGTGTGTGCAACACTGAGCATTAGTTAGCTgatattagcatgctaacatacTATAAGCAGATAAATTAGTCTACAAGTGTGGTATGTTGTGCCTTctatacaaaaaagaaaaacctgatgTTTCAGATGCTCGACGTTGGTCCGGTTCGCTTCAGAAAAGCACTGATTCACCTCCAGGTCCAGTTTAAACGCCAGAAAACAGAGCACAGCGGTGATCCAGTTCACTttcaacaaaagaaacacagtgGTTCCCTCATCATTTTCTGctcgagagaagaagaagaagaagaaaacggtACCACGTTTTGGTTCAGTAAAACCTCCAGTTCCTCCGGGTTTCTGATGGAGACTAAACCTGGTCCCCAGCAGACCAGGTCCAGGACAAAGGTGGTTGTGGTCGTCCTGCAGTGCGTCTGTCCCGGCTGAGTTAAACTGTGAACTGCATAGACGCTTCTGGAGGTGAGACTGAACCGCTGCTGTGCAACATGAAACCTGCTGCCTGTCACCAGTGACAGTGACACACCTACCAGGTAACGCAGCCAATTCAAAAGTTGAAAAGTTTAA harbors:
- the dusp19a gene encoding dual specificity protein phosphatase 19a isoform X2 yields the protein MQSLTEEIKSFSRTRLRKQCTRVTSLSGRRIIETWKGSTITVVEDPAPPEKMLGYVPDTSWDLQVGIVRPYLLLGSQDAAHDFGTLKKHKKGAVLVHCNAGVSRAPAVVTGYLMACEGQSFDAALSLVKSARPASSPNPGFMEQLRSCKPPMMNGCKR